GCCATATGAGTAAACAGGAGGCCGCTTATGCGGCCTTCTTTTTTACTTAAATGCGCAGGAATGCTTGTCGAGATTTTTGTGCCAGACAACCGTCTTTATTGCTAATCGCTGACTGTCAGCTATCGACATTCTCAGCGTTCAAGTAAGTCAAGCTTTCCAGGTTTCCCTTTCCATTCATCGGCATCTGCCAGGGGCTCTTTCTGAGCAGAGATATTTGGCCAGACCTCTGCCAGCTCGGCATTGAGATCGACAAAGGCGAGCTGGTCTTTCGGCAGATCATCTTCAGAAAAAATAGCATCTGCAGGGCACTCAGGTTCACACAGGCCGCAGTCAATACATTCATCAGGATGTATTACCAGAAAGTTGGGCCCTTCATAGAAACAATCTACTGGACAGACATCAACGCAGTCCGTGTATTTGCACTTGATGCAGTTCTCTGTGACGACATAGGTCATGGTCAGTCTCGCTAACGGTTCAGTAATCTGGCCTTCTAGTGGCTAACCTGAGGTTAGTAGGGCCTTTAATTGGTATAGCTGCTCCAGTGCCTGACGAGGTGTCAAGGCATCAGGATCCAGCTTGGAAATAGCATCTTCCACTATGCTTGGCAGGGCTGCGAACATGTCGCCCTGTAGCGGATGATTAGCAGCTTTCGTTGGAGTCATGCTGATCAATGTCGGTTTTTGCAAGCCTTCAAGAGCCAGTAGCTTTTCTCTGGCCTGACGAATGACGGGCTCTGGTACCCCAGCCAGTTTGGCGACCTGAATGCCGTAGCTCTGGCTAGCTGGACCTTCCTGCACGCTGTGCAGAAAGATGATGCTGTCATGGTGTTCGGTTGCAGTTAAGTGCACATTGGCAACATGCTCGAAGTCATCAGCCATGGCGGTTAGCTCAAAATAGTGCGTGGCAAAGAGGGTGAGTACCTGACGGCTTGCCAGCCACTCTGCTGCTGCCCAGGCCAGAGACAAACCATCGAAGGTGCTTGTGCCACGGCCAACCTCATCCATCAGTACCAGGCTGGAACGAGTTGCGTTGTGGAGAATGTTCGCTGTTTCTGTCATTTCCACCATGAAGGTAGAACGGCCACCTGCCAGATCATCCGATGAACCCATGCGGGTGAATATCCGGTCAACAAGACCAATCTCAGCCTGCTGCGCCGGAACGAAACTGCCAATGTGGGAGAGAAGTACAATCAGGGCAGTCTGGCGCATATAGGTAGACTTACCGCCCATATTGGGGCCGGTGATGATCAGCATTCGCCGTTGTTCATCCAAGCGTAGATCATTGGCGACAAAGGGCGTTGAGGACACGCTCTCCACTACCGGATGACGACCAGCAACGATGTGCAGGCTACTGTCATGACTGAGGTTTGGGCGGCAGTAATTCAGGCTTTCAGCGCGCTCAGCCAGATTGGTCAGGGTGTCCAGCTCGGCCAGTGACATTGCCGCATCCTGCAGCTGGCCCAGATCCTCATTCAGCGTCTCCAGCAGCTGGTCGTAGAGGTCCTTCTCTCTGGCCAGCGCGCGGCTGCGGGCACTGAGGGCCTTGTCTTCAAATGCTTTTAGCTCGGGTGTGATAAAGCGCTCGGCGTTTTTCAGCGTCTGACGACGGATGTAGTTGGCTGGAACATTATCCGACTGTGAACGGCCAATCTCGATGTAATATCCATGAACTCGGTTATAACCCACCTTTAAGGTATTGATGCCGGTGCGATCACGCTCTTGCTGTTCCAATTTGAGCAGAAAATCACCGGCGTGTTCACTCAGTGCACGTAGCTCATCCAGCTCACTGTCAAAACCCGGGGCTATGACACCGCCATCACGGATGACGACTGGCGGATTTTCAATGACGGCTTGCTGCAGCAGCTTCTCCAGATCAGGGAAGGTGCCAATGGCGGACGCCAGTTGATGCAGCAGTCCGCTCTCCACCTGAGAAAGTTCATGCTGCAATATCGGCAGTTGCGCGAGGCTCATCTTGAGCTTTTCAAGATCGCGTGGGCGGGCGCTGCGTAATGCGACCCTTGCCAGAATGCGCTCCATGTCACCAATCGGGCGCAGAGTGTCCTGGGTTGCCTGCCATAAACAAGTATCCAACAGTAGTTGGATAGACTCTTGTCTCGCTGTCAGGCGGCCAAGGTCCCGTAATGGCCGATGTAGCCAGCGCCGTAGCATGCGGCTTCCCATCGGTGTGCAGCATTGATCAATAATGCTTGCTAAGGTGTTCTCGTTGCCACCGTTAAGATTGCGCTCCAGCTCCAGATTTTTCCGCGTCGATGCATCCAGAATGACACTGTCTTCACGGTTTTCAGAGGAAATGGCGCGAATATGAGGGAGGGCGGTTCGCTGGGTGTCCCGGGCGTACTGCAGCAGGCAACCCGCTGCGGCGAGAGCCAGAGTGAGGTCAGCACAGCCAAAGCCCTCCAGGTTTCGAGTGCCAAACTGGGTGTTGAGCAGACGTAAAGCTGTATCAAGCTCGAAGTGCCATGGCGGCATTTTACGCACGCCACGCCTTTT
This Pokkaliibacter sp. MBI-7 DNA region includes the following protein-coding sequences:
- the fdxA gene encoding ferredoxin FdxA produces the protein MTYVVTENCIKCKYTDCVDVCPVDCFYEGPNFLVIHPDECIDCGLCEPECPADAIFSEDDLPKDQLAFVDLNAELAEVWPNISAQKEPLADADEWKGKPGKLDLLER
- the mutS gene encoding DNA mismatch repair protein MutS codes for the protein MTAQNSTAQHTPMMQQYLRIKAEHPNELLFYRMGDFYELFYDDARRAARLLDITLTARGQSAGEPIPMAGIPYHAAEGYVARLVRMGQSVVICEQVGDPATSKGPVERQVARIVTPGTLSDEAFLEDRRDNLLVAVFSHDGRYGIAVLDVSSGRFSVIEVTGEEALQGEMERINPAELLLSEDQSWPEWLSKRRGVRKMPPWHFELDTALRLLNTQFGTRNLEGFGCADLTLALAAAGCLLQYARDTQRTALPHIRAISSENREDSVILDASTRKNLELERNLNGGNENTLASIIDQCCTPMGSRMLRRWLHRPLRDLGRLTARQESIQLLLDTCLWQATQDTLRPIGDMERILARVALRSARPRDLEKLKMSLAQLPILQHELSQVESGLLHQLASAIGTFPDLEKLLQQAVIENPPVVIRDGGVIAPGFDSELDELRALSEHAGDFLLKLEQQERDRTGINTLKVGYNRVHGYYIEIGRSQSDNVPANYIRRQTLKNAERFITPELKAFEDKALSARSRALAREKDLYDQLLETLNEDLGQLQDAAMSLAELDTLTNLAERAESLNYCRPNLSHDSSLHIVAGRHPVVESVSSTPFVANDLRLDEQRRMLIITGPNMGGKSTYMRQTALIVLLSHIGSFVPAQQAEIGLVDRIFTRMGSSDDLAGGRSTFMVEMTETANILHNATRSSLVLMDEVGRGTSTFDGLSLAWAAAEWLASRQVLTLFATHYFELTAMADDFEHVANVHLTATEHHDSIIFLHSVQEGPASQSYGIQVAKLAGVPEPVIRQAREKLLALEGLQKPTLISMTPTKAANHPLQGDMFAALPSIVEDAISKLDPDALTPRQALEQLYQLKALLTSG